Proteins encoded in a region of the Dendropsophus ebraccatus isolate aDenEbr1 chromosome 11, aDenEbr1.pat, whole genome shotgun sequence genome:
- the LOC138767355 gene encoding olfactory receptor class A-like protein 1: MELRLAVKSVAFALLVVIGIPGNIFIVLKFFHIRIVEKKLLPTNTILMSLSLFNVFVLLCRVLPHALNYTGLEDFLNDIQCQILMYVYRVSRAMTICVTSLLSCHQCILIAPVNKKWKFLKHMVNPNVSIILAMLLGMNMSLYPSSLLYTRTRSNATRSPYTLRLGYCDVDFLNYISYIINGLVSAIREIIFVGLMTLSSIYIVYVLHNHGKAMKGMRSSDKVQSRTVEHKASRAVIMLVVMYALLFGMDNCMWVYTLTMSNVSPDVSDTRLFLAASYAAMSPYLIFATNPKVNHVFIALFKRKRMEIIKGIS, translated from the coding sequence ATGGAGCTCCGTTTGGCAGTAAAATCTGTTGCTTTTGCTCTTCTAGTAGTTATTGGAATCCCGGGAAACATCTTCATTGTGCTAAAATTCTTTCACATTCGGATTGTGGAGAAGAAGCTCCTACCAACCAACACCATCCTGATGAGTCTCTCCTTATTCAATGTCTTTGTCTTACTCTGCCGTGTTCTTCCACACGCTCTTAACTACACTGGATTAGAAGATTTTTTAAATGACATACAATGTCAAATATTAATGTACGTGTACAGAGTGAGCCGGGCCATGACAATCTGTGTAACCAGTTTACTGAGCTGCCACCAGTGCATTCTTATCGCTCCAGTGAATAAAAAGTGGAAATTCCTCAAACACATGGTAAACCCAAACGTATCCATCATTCTGGCAATGCTTCTAGGAATGAATATGTCTCTATACCCATCTAGTCTTCTGTATACCCGGACACGCTCCAATGCTACCCGCTCACCATACACTCTGCGCTTAGGTTACTGTGATGTCGACTTTCTGAATTACATATCATATATTATTAATGGATTGGTATCTGCCATTCGAGAAATCATTTTTGTGGGGTTGATGACCCTTTCTAGCATTTATATTGTTTATGTTCTCCATAATCACGGAAAGGCGATGAAGGGCATGCGCAGCTCCGACAAAGTTCAGAGCAGAACAGTAGAGCACAAGGCCTCCCGGGCAGTCATTATGTTGGTAGTCATGTATGCGCTATTGTTTGGCATGGATaactgtatgtgggtatatactCTTACTATGTCCAATGTAAGTCCTGATGTCAGCGACACTAGGCTGTTCCTCGCTGCCTCTTATGCGGCCATGAGCCCCTATCTTATCTTTGCTACTAATCCCAAAGTAAATCATGTTTTCATAGCTCTGTTCAAAAGAAAGAGGATGGAAATAATAAAAGGCATTTCATGA